From the Mesotoga prima MesG1.Ag.4.2 genome, the window TGACGCGGTTTTGTGGTCGCTCTGTGATTCGCTCGGTTCAATAAGTGTTACAATAATATGCGAAATTCCCAAGCTTTGGAGGTGCTTCGTTTGAACTGGTTAAACAAAGTGGAAGTTCGGTCAAGTACGGCCTGCGACCTTCTTCACGGTATGTTCAGATTGAACAACAACGACAGATTCCTCGAGCTCTTCGCTTCTCCGCAGTTCAAGGGAAAGTTTGAACCTTACAGGAACATACAGACCTGGGTAACAGAAACAAGGGAATTATTGACCTCCGATATTGTAGAAAAACTGAAGGAGTTTTTCGACTGGGAAACATTTCTTGGAATGTGCCTTCTTCCAGATATTACCCATTCAAATCTCGAGAGTGCCAGTCAGTTGATCGAATTTGTTCAAGAGATGCCTGAAAGAGTTCTTTTAATTCACTTCATCTATTCGGGTTATGGACCTCGAATGGGCACTATCGATATGGATGCTTTCGACAAAATTATGAAGAATGATAGAGATATGCTTCTCTTCGTATCTAACGATATGTCATTTTCGATCGAAAGGAAGGCTATCCTATTTGAAATGTTGTCTCACCCTGAAAGAACAAAGGAGGATCTACTTTACTTACTGGAGTGGTTCTACGAAAACGTGTTCTCGACAATAGAACCTAGAATAGCAAAGATTCATTCAAAAGCGGTCAATGAAATCGAAAGGGAAATTAGTGATTCAGGTGAGAAATTTCTTAGGGCAATTATAAAAAACATCGACTACACTCGTAATGAAGTACTTGAGAGGACCGTTATCTGTCCCAGTTATTTCTCGGAATTCCTTATTTCAAACGCCAGTATCCCTTTTGTAAAAGAAGATATGTACACCATCGGCTTTCGCTTCAAAGAAGTAATGGCAATTCCTAAAGAGGCCCTGGAAATAACAGCGGAAACCTTCGATGCCCTTGCACACGAAAAGAGATTGGCGATAATAAGATACCTCTCGGCGGGACGATCTTCTGGGAACGAGTTGGCGAGAGCGCTTAACCTTTCCAACTATGAGGTGGGGGAACATATAGGTATCCTTCGCGAAGCCGGTATGGTGTTAGCCGAAAAAGCGAACCAGGTAACGTATTTCACACTCGACAAAGCAATCGTGAGGCAAGAAATCTCTAGGGCACTTGAAGATCTTCTTGAATCGAGCTAAGACTAATGATCTTCGTTCAGCTTACGATGCATTATCTCTATCTCGAGCAAGCGGAGCTTCCTGAATGACTTTTCATCTTTTTGGTTCTTGAGAAGCTGTAGAGCAACCTTGGCACCGATCGATGCAAGACTCCCCAGAGTCTTCCCCGTTGTATACCATTGTTTCAACGGAGTCTCTTTGAGAATTATTTCAACCGGTGTCACCGATTCCCCCTTCATTACAACACTATGTGGCCTAAAGCTCTTCTGCTGCCTATCGAGCTTTTTCTCGAGGTTATCGCACATCTTCTTTATGCTGCTCAGTGAAACCAGACTCTCAACCGAATAGCCAGACACAACCCTCGATTTTAGAGAAAAATCATATAATTCTAGAGCATCTCTAAGATCTGCTTTTTCTTCAGCTGCTTCTCTTCTTTCATTTTGAAAGCTGGAATGAAGTTGAATGCCCCGATTCTTAAGTTGAATACGTTTCTCATCGCTCATACTTCTAACGCATCCTTTTCCGTTTCCGTCATGATTCTTGTAACTTCGAACTTCAGATCTTCGTCTATGAGAGAAAAGATATAACCATAAACATAATTAAAATACTGCATGGTAGGGCCATCAAAATACGAAGTGTTGAGAGATCCAATTCTCTCTTTAAGAATCACGGGAAGAGAACTCCCACTTTTGGACAGCTCCTTTTCGTTTTCGGAGAATTCATCAATAAGCTTTTTCAATCTCTCTACAGCCTTCCTATTATACCTGGCGTATCTTGCGCTTCTAAGAGATTCGACTTTTTCTTCAGCCATCCTGTAGAACCCGTTCTTCACTTCTCGATACCTCTCGTTCTGACCTTCATCTAGAATAGATAAGTCGAGCCCGGTCTCCAGTCTTGCCGCATTGTTCATTTCATCCCTTATAGCCATTTCATCATTTGAAGCCCTAATTCCTTCCAAAACACTTTCAAGCTCTTTCAGAATCTCCTCATTACGCTCGTACCGCTTACGCTCGAGCTCCATATCCCTTTCCTTTCTCAGAGAGTAGAACTCCTGCTGAGCTTGAACAAGCCTCTTTGAATACTCAGTGACAACTCCTATGGAATTTGTGCTAGAAGCAGCCCCAAACTCCTTCAATAGTCTTTCCCCTCGAAGAAAGACTTCCTCCACTTCCTTCTCGCTCTTAGCATCTCTTAGATCGGAAAACACTTTGTCCATCGCAAGCTTGAAGAACTCCAGATTCTCCGGAAACTTGCTTGTCGCAGCACCGAGGACAAGCCTGCTTTCGAAGTCCTGATTGCGTTGCTGTAGTTCCTTCAAGCGACGCAGATAATCCTCAGGACCCGGCTCCTTTCGAAACTTGATTGCGTAGGGACCTAGAAAGATACCTCCCTCTCTCAATATCAACCTGTATGCAACATAGCCAAGCAAAATCGCCACGACTATCAGCAGAAAAAGCATAGGAATCCCTCCTGTAACATACCTTCAAATAGGATAATACCATTTTTCGATTGTAAGCGGTTCAAACAAGTACTGACAACCACCGACGCTTTTTATGAATACGAGCTGCAACAGTAGGGACACTCGCGAAAAACCGTCCGATCATTTACCGTGTGTAAGCTTTTCGGGATTTCTTTGCCATTTTGCGAGGAAACTGCCTGAAAGGGCCGTTATCACTGGCTCTGGAATATATCTTATCATGAGATAAAGAACACCCATGTTGATAATCCAGTAAGCAAACCAGAATCTTTCCATGATCTCTATTGGGTCGCCAATCAAATCGAAGAGAGGATAAACGAGAAACCCCGCTGCGATGTGGTAGCCAAGAACAAAAAGCGTTCTCCTGCCAAATAGCGACAGAACATTCCTCACAGCCTTGCTTTTCTGCAGAATCTGAGAGAGTCCGGAAACGGCGATTATTCCAATAAGGGCAGCAATAACGTAAAGGAATGGCAAAGTGCCGAAATAGTCCTCCATCAGGTAAACTTCATTACAAAAGGCAGAAGTAATTATATAAAGGCTACAGGCTAATGCGGTGAAAAGAAATGAAAGCCTTTTTGAAAAAAGATCGCGGGATCTCACAAACTTACCCAACGCAAAATAAGGAAGGACGGCAAGCGCTACATCGAGTTTGAATGGAAGCGATCCATAAAAAAAGTACATGGAAACAAAACCTATGGTGATCCCAACAATCAGTATTCTAAGCCTTCTCAGAAGCGAGTAGTATATTTCCATGACAAAGACGGCGGGGAGAAACCATAGAGGAATTATGTTCAAAGGAATAATGCCAACCGCCGTCCTAACAGTTAAGACGTTTGCTATCACAGACCCCAAAGTGAAATTCATCTCTTGCCTCGGCACTATTGCTTTTGCTATAAGCCAAATAGCGGTATTTGCTAAAGCCATGGTGTAGTACGGAATCATGATCTGTTTGAATCTCTTAGATATACTATCTTTCAGCGGTATATCCCTAGATATAAGCCCGGAAAGAAAAAAGAAGGTGCATGCTGCAGGGTTAATGAGATTAGCAGCGATCTGCGGAGGGAGCGTATGGTACATAACGACCAGCGCCATCAAAAAGCCTCTGGCAACATCTATCCAGACAACTCTTTCATCACTAGAAGTGAGGCCCTCAATCCGACGTCTCGACAAGAATAAACACCCCGCACAAAATCTCATAGTCAGTATAACACAGGCGATATGGATTCATTCAAGGTACTTCTCTTTAGATGCGTGACACGGTTATCGGAAGCCAATCAGTGGCTATCATTTTCCGAAATATCCCCTGTCTTCCTTAATATTGGAGAGAAACAAAAGAAAGGTTAACTGACCCGGTTACAACAATTCCAAAGTCACACAATGCTGAATTATAACGCCGCCATTGATATACTTATCTATATAAGGAATTCGCGGAGTTGAAACTTAGTAAAGCAATACGAATAGTTCTCGAAATAAAAATCCACGAGTTTAGCGGCCATCTGGCAGGAGGTGTGATATATGAAAAAGATCATTCTGATGACGGTAGTGGTTATTTCATGTATAACATTCGCTCAACAATTCGACGAGTTGTTCAACAACCTTTTGTTGAAGAGCGAAGACTTCGTATCTTTTTCAGGAGCGGGTTTCGATGCTCGTTTCGTTCCAACTTATGCTGCTACCGATTCCGAAATTAGATTTTCGGATGGTCAAAATCTGTTGGGCATACTCGTTGTCAGGTCTACCAGAGTGATGGATATCGAAATCAACAACGTTGTAATAATCAACAGTGAAGACGACTCTAGAGTGGCTTTCAAAATCTATAAAGTGGAAGATCTCACCTCTCCCGTGGAACTACCGTTTTCTTTGCCTTCTGGAGGAGTTCTTGTACTCACATCAGAGACACCTCTGCAAGACTACTTCATGGACATAAGAATCCAGCAGATTCTGCTTCCCTGGAGAGTTAAGACATCTGAGCCCGACAAAGTAGTGGAGATGGCTCCAGTAACTTTGGAGGAGACAGCTTCGGAAGTTGACGTGGAAGGAAACGACAACTACGATTCTCTAACCGTTAGCATTTCCGATTTGAACGATAGACTCGACTTCTTGCAGGACAATGTGGAGGGACTTAATCTTCAATTCAGGAGACTGAACACTCTCTTTCTTGACACACAGGTTGCACTTGCCGAATACAAAGCTGCGGTTGATGAAGGCGCTTTTGACACCGAAGAGTTCGCGATGACTATAGAAAACAGATTGACCGCTCTTGAAGAAACCGTTGTTGATAATCCCATTACCAGGATCGAGTTTGAAGAACTAAGCGAATCGCTTGATCGCTTGTACTCATCATTAGCAGAATGGAGCGACGAGATTTCGAAAATCGAGACACTGGAAGCTTCTCAGACCGGCCTTCAGTTATCTATAGAGAATCTGGAGAACACGGTTAAGAGTCTGCGCGAGATCATACCTCAACAATCCGATTCCGAAGATATTGTTTCGATCAACGATAAGATCGGCGAGATTACTACGTCGTTATCAGCTGCTGAAAACGAACTGCAAGAAATGAAAAGTTTTATCGGGTTGCAGTCGGAAGAAATCAGCACAGTCAGGAATGAGCTTGGAGATGCACTTGACAGTCTGACAGCTCGTTTGAACTTTGTAGAGCTCTCTGCGAAGACTAGCAGCGAAAGCATCGGCACAAACAATGAGCTGCTCGCCGAAATAACTGCTGAAGTCGATGCACTGTCCGACTACGTGTCAGAACAGGCCCTCTCTCAGATGGAGAAGTTTAGATCACTATCCGAGGCTTTCTCAGACATTGAGAAGAGGGTAATCGCCGCAGAAACTTCTCTGTCTGATTTTGAAGAGATCAAGGCCAGGCTTTCCGCTTCGGAATCTGCAACTCGCATTCTCTCTGACAGAATAAGTTCACTAGAAGTCTTTTATTCTTCAGCAGAAGATATTATCCCAATACTCGAGGAAAAGGTCGGAAATCTCGAAACCAGTGTCTTTGGAACAGGCAAGATAAATATGGATGAACTTGAAACTGAGATACTCCAGCTCAGGGAAATTGCCGACAGTTTGTCACGGGGCTTTGTAAAATTCAACTCCGAGCTGATAACCTTGAGAGAATCTATTCCTCCCGAAGGAGTATCGATCGAAACCTTCGAAAATTCCATAAATGAGTTATCCGACGCCATCATAAATATCAACGCAGACCTCTCCGAAATAAGGAGTTCAGTAGCTGAGCTGGAACTTTCACTAGGGGTTCTTGAAGACTCTCTTGTCGGAGTATCTGTGGGTCTTGACAGCATGAAGGGAAATTTCGACGGCTCCGTTGCAGCAATAGATAGCAACCTGAAGGCGATTCAAAAGATCGAGGATGACTTGCTGCTTACCCAAGAGGATCTTGCAAAGACCAGAGATCAGCTGTCAACTCTGACGAAAGAACTAGAAAAAACACTGGTCACCCGGGAGGAAATTATCACAATAACTGAAGAAGCAGTAAAACAATCTAGAGAAGCCACGGCGCAAGAGATCTCTTCACTGAGAAGAACAAATAACATCTGGTTGACTGTGGCAGTAATTTCCTCTCTGGCAGCTATCGTGCTGGGAGTGGTAAATATCCTTCCTTAACGGGAAGGGTTTCGCGAGAATGAAACTGAAAAGAGAAATCCTTATTATTGCCACTTCTTGTGTCTTGCTATGCCCGACAAATTTCTCTGCTTATTCATTGTCGGAGATTGGAGAACTTGCAGAGCTTCTTAAGCAATTATTTCTGGCCTCAAGAACGGCCAGAGATTTCTCTCTTGAGAGTCTCAAAGTCGATACCGAAGAATTCCCTGCAGTTGACTTTGTGGTTAAAGAGGATGTCGTTTATTCGGAAGTTGATGGAGAGATACTCACAATGGATGTTTACTATCCTGCCAGAACTACTGCTCCAAGACCTGCAATACTGTATGTTCACGGAGGCGCCTGGATTACTGGAGACAAAAGGAGTGGACCCGGCGTAGTAGTTACCGGTGAGCTTATAAGAGCCGGATTCATCGTATTCTCCATCGACTACCGGCTCGCCCCCAAATGGAAGTTCCCATCGCAGGTCATTGACGTAAAAACGGCAATTCGATTTGTAAGAGAAAATTCCACCGAATTACTGATTGATCCTGAAGCAATCGGAGGCTTCGGAACAAGCGCCGGTGCACATCTTGTAACGCTTGCTGCATTGACGGCAAATACCGGCATGTTTTCTGAAGACAAATACTCAGGTCAGGATGAAAATCTTTTCTGTGTCGCTGATCTCTACGGACCCACCGATCTTGAAGCCCTATTCGAAGGTATTGAGAGAGAGGTAGCGGAGTTGATCTTTGGGAATGAAGAGGGAATACTTAGAAAGGCGAGTCCAATCAACTATGTAAATAAAGATTCCCCACCATTTCTGATAGTTCAGGGTGATAGCGATCTTGTCGTACCGGTCGATCAATCGAAACGCTTCTTCGAAGAGCTCACTGCTGCCGGATGCTATAGCAAACTGGTGGTGGTAGAAAACGCCGGGCACGGGTTGGTGCCCGACGGAGGAGAAATCAAACCTTCACTTATAGATGTCGCAAAAATAGTTGTCGGCTTCTTTCAAAGGCAAATGATTATCCAACAATCTCGGATAAATCTTCTTCTACGGTTCTAATAGGCTTTATATCGAAGTTTTCCACAAGAACTTTCAGAACATTCGGTGAAATGAAAGCTGGCAGTACCGGACCTAAACGAATCCCCTTTACTCCCATATATAGAAGCGCAAGGAGTACAGCTACCGCCTTTTGCTCGTACCAGGCAATATCATACTCGATTGGGAGATCATTTATATCCTCCAGACCGAAAGCCTCTTTAAGCTTCAAGGCAGTCACAACCAACGAGTATGAATCGTTGCACTGCCCTGCGTCTACTACTCTGGGAATGCCTCCTATGTCGCCCAGATCTAGCATGTTATACCTGTATTTTGCACAACCCGCGGTTAATATTACCATGTCTTTAGGCAGCCTCTCGGCCAGGTCCGTGTAGTACTGTCTCTTTTTAGCATGTCCATCGCAACCGCCCATTACCACAAACTTCTTAATTGCACCTGTTTTCACTGCATCAATTATCTTATCGGAGACCTTTGACAGCTGATCGTGGGCCAGCCCAACAACGATTTTCTTGCCTGGTCTAGCTCCGATATCGCCTATTTCAAGAGCCTTTTCGATGATCGGCGTGAAATCCTTCTCTTTCCCGTCAACTCTGTTTGGGATGTGCGATACCTCGGGCCATCCGACAAGACCAGTAGTAAATATCTTGTCCTTATAAGATTCCCTCGGCCTCTGAATACAATTCGTGGTCATTAGAATGGGACCCTTGAATTCTTCGAATTCCTTCTGCTGATTGTACCAGGACGTTCCGAAATTGCCTCTGAGGTGAGAGAACTTTTTCAGTCCGGGATAACCATTCGCAGGAAGCATTTCACCATGAGTATATATATTTATTCCCTTTCCCTCGGTCTGTTTCAGGAGCTCTTCTAGATCAAGAAGATCGTGCCCACTAACCAATATCCCCGGTCCTTCATACGTGCCGGTATAGACTGACGTGATTTCCGGGTTTCCATAGCTGCCGGTGTTTGCTTCGTCCAGTAAAGCCATTGCCTTAACTGCATACTCGCCCGCTTTCAAAACTAGCGCAACGTAGTCTTCAGCTGTCAATGAGTCGTTAAGACAGGAAGCGAGCGCCTCCTGAAGAAAGTCTAGTATAGAATTGTCAGAGTGCTTTAGGATATAGGCGTGATCTGTGTATGCTGCAATTCCTTTTAGGCCGTAGGTGAGAAGCTCCCTCAACGAACGAATATCTTCATCCTGCGTATCAAGAACACCCACTTGAGCACCTTTGGCCTTATAAGACTCCACTCCACGTGATGACTCCCAAGTGCATGCTTCAGGCATCGGTTCGCTGAATTCCTTTCCTTTCTCTTTTCTGTAAGCCTCTTTGAAGATTCTTTCGATTCGTCTTCTTACATTGAGGGCCCTGTCAATCTTCTTACCCAGACTCTCGGGATCAAAATCCACATTTGTAATCGTTGTGAAGAGGCCTTCAGCAACATAAAGACCGGTTTCAGAATCTTTCACTCCCATTTCTTGCGCTTTGACGCCCCACAAGGAAATCCCTTTCAAAATCCATATCAGAAGATCCTGGAGATCGGCTACTTCCGGTTCCTTTCCGCAGATACCTTGGACAGTGCAGCCAGTACCCTTCATCGATTCAGAACACTGAAAACAAAACAATCTAATCCCTCCTTTACTGACAGTAATTATCTTACAGACGCCCAGAGGGAGAATCGGTAACATATGTTACACAGGAGATCGATCAATAATATGTGTACACCCTTGAGTAAATAAATTCTTCGGGAGCGCTTGAGCTATCCAGGAACTCAATTCTCCTAAGTTCCCGAACAGGGTTGCCTTGTTCGTCCGTGAGGAGTATATCGATTCGACTTCTGAACTCCGAAGCCTGTTCCCTGCCTTCCCTTCTAACCCTAACTACTGTCTTCTCGCCCACCAAATGTCCATTGGAATCATAAGTGAATGTGCTTTCCACTACTATGTTAACCTCCATATCTAGTTCAGAAACGTTTTCTCGAATGAGGGAATACCTCTCTGATTTTCTTCCGTTCTCATCGAAGAAGAGAGTATTCGTTGAAACGCCAGTTTCGGTTTCAACAGAAAAGATCAGAGTTCTTTCTTCGCTGTTAATCCAGTAGCGAGTTCTTTCGAGTTCAATACCTGAATCGTCAAAGGCCACGGCATCGTAGTGATCATCTTCATAGAGCACTTCAACCCTCTGGAAAACTGTACCGTCTCGGTTGATGAAGTCCTTTCTTCTCAGTCTGCCGGAGTCGTCATAGAAGTATTCTATCTTCACTTCTTCAGTCTCCCTCGAGATTAGAAAACCCTTTTCATTAAAGGTCAGCGTCTCCGGATCGGAAATCAATAGTTCTGCTCCTAACTTTGCTATCTCTATCTGTACAGTATGTACCTTTCCAGAAAAACCAAACTGTAAAGCAGACAGATCTTCCTCCATAAAAACGGCAAAAAGCGAGCTTAGAAGCACAAAGAAAGACAGTGCAATCACGAATACTTTTCTCATACTCTCGCCTCACTCACTCGAAAATAGAATCTAAGACAATCATAACAAATACTGATCTAGCCGGAATGAAAAACCGGCAGTGCCTGCAAAGTTTCTATTAAATGTCAATTCTTCTGATATACTGAGAGTGATGATGAACAAGCTTCTCACGGGGTGATCACTGTGACTTTCAAAGAACTGTCTGAGCGAAGTGGTATTAGGTACGAAACGGTACGAAACTATGTGAAAGTCTTAATAGAAGAAGGTCTTATCGACGAAGTAAGCGAAGAAGTTGTCGAGATCGTCAAGAAGATGCCTGACTACACTTCTCAAGGGCTCACAGTAGTCGAAGCAGCACACAGAGCGGTTAGTGGCGAGCAAAAAGATAGCCGCACATCTACCGAGACTCTGAAGCTTAAAGAGAGAATCGCATGTCTTGAAGAAGAAAACAAATTGCTGAAGGCTGAACTTGACAAAGAAAGAGCTCCGACAAAACAGCTTGAGGAGAAAATTCAATCTCTTGAAGGCGGTCAGACTAGTTCATCTGGAATAGCAGTTTACAGGGAAGAGGCAAAGACTGCTGCAGAAGCACTCAAAACCGCGATAAAATCCGCTGGAAGCGGGTTTGTTCAGTTCCTTCAGTGGCTATTTGGCGCAGAAGCCGAAAAAGTTGAAGAGAAATCAGAAAAGTAGCGCATTATGTTATCGTTGTGAAACAAATTCAGGAGACGCTTAGAATGTCTCCTGAATATTGTGGGTAATACTCTCTATAAACTAGAAATCAAGCGTCGCTAGAATCCCGGTGTACCACTCTGCCCACATAACCGCTTCTTCGTAGTCTGCCAATCCCAGAAGGACAAAGTATTCTCGGGGGCCAAAGAACTCAGCATCATGTGATTCAGAATAGAGGGCCATCCAGCAGAGCTTTCCCGAAAAGTCGAGAGCATAGACGTTCACTACGGACTCTCGATCCACATAACCAGTATAGCTATCCACCAACTCATAGTCACCGAAACTACCTAGGTACTGATAGACGTATTGATTTAGCACGTCGCCTGTGGAAGCTGACTCTTCCGACTCACCAACGAAGATCTTGCCTACGACTGTGCCCTGAAATCCCAGATCGGCCACTTCGAAGTAGTCTGCCAGATAGAAGGCCACGGAAAACTCCGGTGGCATCATGAACCCGAAGTAATCACCTTCAACTTCTATCCAGTCGTCGATATATATATCGAGGTCTTCTTCGCTCAGCAACGATTCAACCATCCTGACGAAAATATCTGTGTGCTCCTCTTTCTCAGAAGGCAATGCAATGACTTCTTCTTTCTCTTCAGGTTCTTCTTCAGCCGAGATAAGGCTCCCCACGATTCCGGCAATTATCTCCTTAGCTTTGTCAAGCTCGCTTCCTGAATAATTAAGGGGCTCAAAAACACACATTGTAACTGCACCGGGCTCAGTTATCTCTGCCTCTTCCGATGGAGAGTAAACAACTACGAATGGATAATCGACTTCCGGTCTGATTTTGAGAGAAACAAGGTAAGCAATCCGTCCGTCATCCAGTTCAACAGTCTCCTCGTAGCTACTCTCAGTTGTTGCGCCTTCTCCATAGAGAGAACCTACAACGGCACTAATCAGCTCTGACCTGGCGTAAGACTCGAGCTGATACAAAAATAGCCTTCCAAAAAGAAGCTCTTCCTTGTCAAAAATCTGCACATCGTAGTTTAGACCGGTCTTCTCCTGAAAGATTGAGAAATCCTGGGGAATCATTATCTCTGTAGACCCTATCATCTCCACTTTCCAGGAGGGATCGTCGGGAGACGTCCATCCTTCTCTGAAGGAAACAAGCAGAGGATCAATGGTTCTCAGAGAAAGTGTATTCAACTCCTCACTATCGGGTACAATTTCTCCCGTTTCCGACGCATCGGCAGTCTCAGTTGGTTCTGGAGTCAGGGTTCTCAGTCCGAGCTGCCCAAAAAGTCCGACAGCAAATATTACAGTCAGTGCGATGAGCAAGAGTTTCTTCATTATTACACCTCCTGATTCTTCTAGACTCGGATATCGAAACTGGTTCAGAAGAATTGTACTACCAGGAGAAGCTTTATGATACTTTTGTCGAGTGACTCTCCAGAAATTCAGGCCGTCCTGTCAAACCCTTTTGAAGAATAGTAGAATCTCATTCCTACATACTCAAGCGCCTTTCTCAAGGCCGAGTTTATTGAATAAGTTCTCGAGCCCATGTGAGGATCAATTCCCTGTACCCGTTTCAAATAATCTGAGAAGACTGGAATCTCAAGCCCTGAAGAAAATTTCTCGGTGAACCTTTCAACAGAAAGCGGATAGCCCGTTTTTACGTATTTGCAGATCACCGGGGCCACCCGACCCAACCTATCGATTACTCCTGAGAAGCCAAAGAGCCTGCAAATTAGTGGCCTAAAAGCATATTCGGTGCAACCACCTTCATTTCTAATCTCTCCAGAACCTTCGAAGAGAATGCAGCGATCACTGTCAGGAACATCTTCTAGCCTTCGAAGTAAGTCGTCTGCTCTACCCTCGTTCCAGAGTCTCAGCGAAAGAGGAAGAAACTCTGTAATTGTCACCTGAATGGAGTCACCGGATGTCTTACAACACTCTCTACATGAAGGCAGGCATCTTAAACCAGTCTCTATCTGAATATCTCTAATTGTTCTACAGGCATCGTCGTAAATTTCTAGAACCTCAGAAGCCTTTTGATACAGATCATCAAACGATAAACCGCTCATCAAAGGTATTACCTCCTGCAAACATACTGAGAAGATCATCCCACCTTGCAGCGAACGAATCAATTCGTCGAAAGTAAATTCTCCATGGATATACCGCGATCGAGAGGTGAATTTATTCCGTCAGAAAGAAGCAAACTTGTTGACATTTTGATTGTAATTTCCTTTGTTGTTCACAGATTTTGAAATCCACAATTCAGTGAACTATGGACCTTAACTGACAACCGGAGACTTCGTCTTTTTCGGCAGTTAGTTTCGAAGGCATTTCAAAGACTTTTGACAGAACTCCAAGAAGAAGTACGTATAATCATGATCTCTAAAGAGGAGAGTAGAAAGCCGCTCAGTATACAATTGTTTTGTCTCGATAACAAAGGAATCGATCTCAAGAATCACTGGTTGACATACAGATAATGAAGTCCAAATCTAACTCAAAGGGAGGTGTTCTTAATCTCCTTCATCTCGACTTCGAGTAGATTTTATTTTGATGCATTAACTCTCTCTTGAGTAGATTTAATTATGATGCATTACGGGAATAATCGATCTGAAAGAATGAAAATAACGTTCAAGCAATGCAAATAGATTTCTCAGTGCTTCAAAAAGAAGCGAGCAACCAATTATGATTGCTCGCCTTACTCTCAGAGGGTGAAGATTACTTTTCCGCCGAAATTATCGCCCAGTTCACCAGCCTTTCAAGATACTCCTGATTTGAAGGTTCTGGAAGAGGGTTCTTCTTGTCGATTATGTATTCTTCAAGCGACCTGAAGTCTGCTATGCCTTCGGTGATCTCCTTGCCTACACCCGATTGATAACTACTGTATCTGTCTTTCAAGAGACTTTCCAGGGTACCTTCGTCGATTAGTTTGGCTGCCGCCTTCAATCCCAGAGCAAATGTGTCCATGCCGGCAATGTGTCCGATAAATAGATCCCGCTCATCATAAGAACCTCTTCTCACCTTTGCATCGAAATTCAAGCCTCCAGGATTTAATCCTCCGTTCTTGATTATCTCGTACATCCCAAGGGTCGTCGAATAGAGATCGGTTGGAAATTGATCTGTATCCCACCCCAGAAGAGGGTCACCTTGATTGGCATCAACACTTCCAAGCAAATCGTTGATTCTTGCAAACCTTAGTTCATGCTGGAAGGTATGACCTGCGAGGGTCGCATGGTTTGCTTCAACATTGAACTTAAAATTCTCTTCTAGACCGAATTTTCTTAAGAAGGCCAGTGCATTCGCAACATCAAAATCATATTGATGCTTGGTCGGTTCCATGGGCTTGGGCTCTATTAGGAACTGCCCAGAAAAACCTATCTCTTTAGCGTAATCTGCTGCCATGTGGAAGAATCTTGCAAGATTTTCCAGTTCTAGACGCATATCAGTGTTGAGTAGAGTCTCG encodes:
- a CDS encoding ArsR/SmtB family transcription factor, with the translated sequence MLRLNWLNKVEVRSSTACDLLHGMFRLNNNDRFLELFASPQFKGKFEPYRNIQTWVTETRELLTSDIVEKLKEFFDWETFLGMCLLPDITHSNLESASQLIEFVQEMPERVLLIHFIYSGYGPRMGTIDMDAFDKIMKNDRDMLLFVSNDMSFSIERKAILFEMLSHPERTKEDLLYLLEWFYENVFSTIEPRIAKIHSKAVNEIEREISDSGEKFLRAIIKNIDYTRNEVLERTVICPSYFSEFLISNASIPFVKEDMYTIGFRFKEVMAIPKEALEITAETFDALAHEKRLAIIRYLSAGRSSGNELARALNLSNYEVGEHIGILREAGMVLAEKANQVTYFTLDKAIVRQEISRALEDLLESS
- a CDS encoding acyltransferase family protein, which encodes MSRRRIEGLTSSDERVVWIDVARGFLMALVVMYHTLPPQIAANLINPAACTFFFLSGLISRDIPLKDSISKRFKQIMIPYYTMALANTAIWLIAKAIVPRQEMNFTLGSVIANVLTVRTAVGIIPLNIIPLWFLPAVFVMEIYYSLLRRLRILIVGITIGFVSMYFFYGSLPFKLDVALAVLPYFALGKFVRSRDLFSKRLSFLFTALACSLYIITSAFCNEVYLMEDYFGTLPFLYVIAALIGIIAVSGLSQILQKSKAVRNVLSLFGRRTLFVLGYHIAAGFLVYPLFDLIGDPIEIMERFWFAYWIINMGVLYLMIRYIPEPVITALSGSFLAKWQRNPEKLTHGK
- a CDS encoding alpha/beta hydrolase, which gives rise to MKLKREILIIATSCVLLCPTNFSAYSLSEIGELAELLKQLFLASRTARDFSLESLKVDTEEFPAVDFVVKEDVVYSEVDGEILTMDVYYPARTTAPRPAILYVHGGAWITGDKRSGPGVVVTGELIRAGFIVFSIDYRLAPKWKFPSQVIDVKTAIRFVRENSTELLIDPEAIGGFGTSAGAHLVTLAALTANTGMFSEDKYSGQDENLFCVADLYGPTDLEALFEGIEREVAELIFGNEEGILRKASPINYVNKDSPPFLIVQGDSDLVVPVDQSKRFFEELTAAGCYSKLVVVENAGHGLVPDGGEIKPSLIDVAKIVVGFFQRQMIIQQSRINLLLRF
- the hcp gene encoding hydroxylamine reductase gives rise to the protein MFCFQCSESMKGTGCTVQGICGKEPEVADLQDLLIWILKGISLWGVKAQEMGVKDSETGLYVAEGLFTTITNVDFDPESLGKKIDRALNVRRRIERIFKEAYRKEKGKEFSEPMPEACTWESSRGVESYKAKGAQVGVLDTQDEDIRSLRELLTYGLKGIAAYTDHAYILKHSDNSILDFLQEALASCLNDSLTAEDYVALVLKAGEYAVKAMALLDEANTGSYGNPEITSVYTGTYEGPGILVSGHDLLDLEELLKQTEGKGINIYTHGEMLPANGYPGLKKFSHLRGNFGTSWYNQQKEFEEFKGPILMTTNCIQRPRESYKDKIFTTGLVGWPEVSHIPNRVDGKEKDFTPIIEKALEIGDIGARPGKKIVVGLAHDQLSKVSDKIIDAVKTGAIKKFVVMGGCDGHAKKRQYYTDLAERLPKDMVILTAGCAKYRYNMLDLGDIGGIPRVVDAGQCNDSYSLVVTALKLKEAFGLEDINDLPIEYDIAWYEQKAVAVLLALLYMGVKGIRLGPVLPAFISPNVLKVLVENFDIKPIRTVEEDLSEIVG
- a CDS encoding winged helix-turn-helix domain-containing protein yields the protein MTFKELSERSGIRYETVRNYVKVLIEEGLIDEVSEEVVEIVKKMPDYTSQGLTVVEAAHRAVSGEQKDSRTSTETLKLKERIACLEEENKLLKAELDKERAPTKQLEEKIQSLEGGQTSSSGIAVYREEAKTAAEALKTAIKSAGSGFVQFLQWLFGAEAEKVEEKSEK